The region GTGGCCTGGTTATGGAACGCCTGGATATCCGGCACATGGATTGACGCCCTTTGTTACCACGTTTGGCGCTGCATATTCTTTCTAGCCTTTGTTGAAATTAGGGCGGATTTCCCCTTTGTGTAAAAGCGAACAGGACTCCTCTGACTCGAGGAGTCCTGTTCGCTTTTAGCTTAATTTCTAATTTTTACGCCTGCCTTCGATAGAAACCTAATTACAAGGAAGAAAGAGCCGCGAGACTAATCTCGACAGGGACGCTGCATAAGCGCGAGTAGGCCCAGGCTCGGCTGACACGTTGAAAGGAGTATGTCAGCTTCAGTGCACGAGTGCGCCGACAGGCTCCGTGAGTAACACTCTTTCGGAAGAGAGGGAAAAGTGGTGGACGCGGTAGGGATCGAACCTACGACCAGTCGATTAAGAGTCGAATGCTCTACCAGCTGAGCTACGCGTCCACATTGACCTCAAATGCATGAGGAGGAAGGGGATTGAGGGGCACACCCTGAAACCAGTCTGCCACAATCAATCGACTTACTTAAGATAACACAGCTTGCAGAGTGAAAGCACTCTGCAAGCTGCTGATTAACCAACAAAATCTACATTTGCACGAAGAGGAATGATGCCGCGGTCGAAGCCCATATCCAGAAGCTTGCGAATGGCCTCTTTGCCGTCCTCGCCATAGTTCAAGGTGCGCTCGTTGACGTACATGCCGACAAAACGGTTGGCCAGCGTAGGATCGAGATCGCGGGCGAACTGCATCGCGTATTCCAGCGCCTCTTCGCGATGGTCAAGAGCATGTTGGATGCTGTCCCGCAGAGCGTTCGTTGTGGCTAAGAGGGTCTCCTGGCTAAACGAGCGGCGAATGGCGTTGCCTCCAAGCGGGAGGGGAAGTCCAGTCTCTTCGCGCCACCACTGGCCAAGGTCGAGCAGCTTCACCAAACCGTCGTTCGCATAGGTTAGCTGGCCTTCGTGGATGATGAGTCCGGCATCGAACTCTCCCGAAACCACAGCGGGAATGATCTTGTCGAACGGCACAACAGCCGTCTCAATCTCCGGGGCGAAGAGCTTCAACGACAGGTATGCCGTGGTGAGCGTGCCAGGAACGGCGATGCGTGTCTTCTTTACTTCATCGAGCGTCAATTTGCGGGGCGAGACGATCATCGGCCCATAGCCTTCGCCAACGCTGCCGCCGCACGCCATCAGGGTGTACTTGTCCTGTAGGTAGGGATAGGCGTGAAACGAGATGGCGGTGACATCGTAGAAGGCTTCATTGATGGCGCGATGATTCAGTGTTTCGATGTCGGTGAGCGTGTGGTTGAACTTGTAGCCGGGGACGCGGACCTTGTTGGTGGCCAGGCCGTAGAACATAAAGGCGTCGTCGGAGTCCGGGCTGTGGGCGATGTTGATCTCTCGAATGGCAGTGTTCGCAGTAGTCATAATTCGGTAGTCCTTGGAAAAGTAAAAGGTAAGAGACGCAGCCCGGCATTGCCAGTTCATAACGTCGAAAGTTTCATGTTTCTAGGCTAGGAGCACCGCCGCTGAGGTAATGAGTTGCATAAATAGGGGCTTTTCGCATTAGCCGCGTTCGGTTGAGGTGAGCTTGTCGTAGGAGTGAGTGCGGTCCTGCGAGGATACATGCGCTGTGGAGCTATGAGGTAACGAGCTTTTACGCTCTTCCGCGGCGTCGAACAGATATTGGCTGAACTCCGGCTTCGACGAGTTGTTGAACTTGTGGCTGGCGCGAATGCGCCGTGTGATTGCCACCGCCGCCCATATTAGGGCGATAAAACAAAGAATCGAGATGGCAAAGAGAATTCGCATCAATAAAAGTTGACCTGATAAGAGGATACCAAGATTGCATCGGCTCGTGCAGCCGATACGCCCTTCCTTGCAATTTGCCGTGGAAATTCAAGCATGATCCCGCTGCGGCTCGTCGCTAGACTGGCTGGCAGTACAAACTTGGTACATTTCGAAGAGATGGAGCTTTTACACTTGACGGAGTTCTCTATCAAATTTGTACTGGGATATAGAAGAATTTTGCACTGAGTTTTTACAAATATGACTCGATCCACCACAACAGGCGCAGGGGCAAAGCGGTCAAGCGCTGTCGTGCGCCTATATCGGCAGATTCACGGCGGATGGAGAAAGATCGCTACCGGTGCTGCTGCGGTGCTTGCGCTTGCCATGGCTTACCATGTCATCTTTGGCCAGAATGGCCTGACGGTCTATCAGCAGAAGCGTCAGGAGACGCAGATGCTGGCCAAGCAATTGCAGACTTTGCAACATGAGAACGAGATGATGAAGGGTCACGTCGACCGCTTGCAGAACGATCCCAATGCGATCGAGCATCAGGCCCGCGAAGAGCTGCATTACACGCGGCCCGGTGAGGTGATCTACACGCTTCCTCCCGATCCTGCGTCGAAGGATGCTGCCAACCAGAACACCGCGAAACCCTAGAGCTTCCAAGAAGACCGTTAGGAGATATAGTCCTTCAACCAGGGATCGGTGGTGTGGACGAGCGCTTCGGTTGTGCCGTCAAAGACTACCTTGCCTTCGTTCAGCACAAGAAATTTAGTGCTGTCGTCGACTCCATTGTTGGGAATCAGCTCCATCCTGCCCGTCGTCGGGTTAAAGCGGTTTCTGGCCAGCGTGAATGCATCCTGCAACCGGTGGGTAATTAGCAGCGAGGTCGTGTGCGAGACGTCGCGCTGCTTGACGACCAGCTCAATGATGGTGGTCGACGTGATTGGGTCGAGTCCGCCTGTAGGAGAATCGTAGAGAATCAAATCGGGATTGGAGATGATGGCACGCGCAATGGAGACACGCCGTCGCATTCCGCCCGAAAGCTCCGATGGAAACTTGGCGATGGCTGGCTCCAGTTCGACAAATTGCAGAGCCTCTACCACGCGCTTGTGCGCTTCTTCTTCGGGGACGCCATCTTCGTGGAGGCGATAGGCTACATTGTCTTCCACTGAGAGCGAATCGAACAACGCCGACTCCTGAAAGACCATCCCGATGCGCGCACGTAGTTTGTAGAGGTCCTTCTCGGGCATCGTCGTAATTTCCTGCCCAAAGACCTTGATTGTTCCCGAGTCCGGCCGCAGCAACCCATTGGCCAGCTTCATCAGCACGGATTTACCGCAGCCCGCTGGTCCAAGGATGATGCGTGTCTCGCCGCGCTGTACGTCAAACGAGATATCTTCTAGCACCGGTTTCAGGTCGAATCTGATGGAGACGTCGCTATAGGCGACGACCGGGCCAGGCGGATCGGCATCGTGCTGGCTGAGAGAAGATTTCGTATTGACGAGTGCTTCGGTCATGGGTTGAATTACCGGCCAAAGATGCCGATCATCGCCCGGCTGACGATGAAGTCGACGATGATGATGAAGACCGACGACACGACAACGGCCTGTGTGGTCGAGCGGCCAACGCCCTGCGTTCCGCCCTTGGTTTTGAGACCGAAGTAGCAGCCGACCGTGGCAATGATGAACCCCGAGAAGAGCGGCTTGGTCAATCCCTGGACGACATCGCCGTAGACCAGAGCACGGTAGGAGCTGTGGAAGTAGCTGGAGGCGTTCAAGCCCAGCAGGGTCACACTGACGAGCGCTCCGCCAGCGATTCCAACGGCGTCCGCCACAATCGTAAGAAAAAAGAGCATGAAGATGGTTGCGTAAAGACGCGGCGTGACCAGTTTACGGATTGGATCGGTTCCAAGCGCCCGCATGGCGTCGATCTGCTCGGTCACCTTCATGGAGCCAAGCTCGGAGGCCATTCCCGAGGCGTTGCGTCCGGAGATCATCAGCCCGGTGAGGACGGGGCCAAGCTCTTTGACCATCGAGAGCGCGACCAGGTTGCCGGTCATGCTGATGGCGCCGAACTCCTGCAGGGAGGTCGCCGATTGCAGCGCCAGTACGCATCCTGTAAAGAAGCCGGTCAGCACGACGATCGGCAGCGACCCGAAGCCGATCGAGTCCATCTGGGTGAAGATGTCGGGCCAATATCGCGGACGTGAAAAGATGTTCGAGATCGCATGCCAAGAGAGCAGCGCGTAGTCCTGAACGGCGGCGACCTTTTCCTTAGCGAATTCCTCTGGGGAGACGAAGGGCATGTGGTTATCAGGCTCAATGTATCAGATGCAGGGGCGGTCTTGAAGATTGCATCTTCTTGGAAGGATTGAAGAAGTTCTTTAAGCAGTGTCTGGATTGGCCTTAGAAATGAGAAAATAGAAAGAATCATGGCTGAAATGACAGCGGCGGTGTTGTACGGCAAGCAAGACTTGAGATTGGAACAGGTGGCGGTCCCGCGCCCGGCGGATGGAGAGTTGCTCGTTCGCGTTGCGGCAGCGTTGACCTGCGGTACCGACCTCAAGGTCTACCGCCGTGGCTACCATGCCCGCATGCTCAAGCCGCCCATCCGCTTTGGCCACGAGCTGGCGGGAGTCGTCGAAGAGGTTGGCGCCGGTGTGACCAAATTTCGCAAGGGCGACAGGGTCGTTGCCCTGAACTCCGCGCCCTGCGACGCCTGCTTCTTCTGCACTCACGGGCAGCAGAACCTCTGCGAAGACCTTCTGTTCAATAACGGCGCCTACGCCGAGTTCATCCGCGTCCCGGCACGGATCGTCGAAAAGAACACGCTGCTGATTCCTGATGACGTCCTCTTCGAGCATGCCGCCCTCACCGAACCTCTGGCCTGTGTTGTTCGCGGCCTCGAGGAGAGCGGAGCCAAGGCAGGGGACACCATGATCGTCATCGGAGCCGGCCCTATCGGCCTGATGTTCATGCATGTCGCCGAGATCCACGGCGTTAATGTCATTGCTGTCGTCAAGCGCGAAGATCAGATCGCCGCCGCAAAACTGTTTGGCGCCTCTAGCGTGGTGCAGATCTCAGCCGTCGACGACGTGGTCGCCGCAGCCCGTGCTCTTACACCGCAGGGCCGTGGTGCCGATATCGTCATCGAGGCTGTAGCTACACCCGCTACGTGGGAGTGGGCCGTCGATATGGTACGCAAGGGTGGCGTGGTGAATTTCTTCGGTGGGCCGCCCAGTGGCACCAAGGTGCAGCTCGACACCAACCGCTTGCATTACGGCGACATCACCCTCAAGGCAAGCTTTCATCACACCCCTGCAACGTGCCGCACCGCATTCGAGCTGGTCACCAGCCGCCGTTTCAAGTGCGCCGACTACATCACCGGTCGTGCCGGTCTCAGCGATGTTCCCGCCATCTTTGCCCGTATGCTCGATCGAAGCGGAAGCACGCGCGAGATCAAGACCGCCGTCTTTCCTGCCGGGGTGCCTAAGTGAGTGAGATCACGCTCGCCGAACATGCTCTGCTTGGTGCGCCGCACGAGTACCTTACTCCGCTCGAACGGCCCACTCTCGCCGAAGCTCAGGCCTGGTGCCGCCACCTTGCGACGACACACTATGAGAACTTTCACGTCGCCACCTGGTTTTTGCCGCGCAAGATTCGGCCTCACTTCGAGAGCATCTACGCCTACTGCCGCGTAGCCGACGATCTCGGCGACGAGGTCGACGATCCCGAAGTCGCCTTGCGTCTGCTCAACTCCTGGGGTTCCATGCTTGACGAGTGCTACGACCATCCCGAACGCTCCATGCATCCTGTCTTTGTCGCACTGCACGAGACCATACGTGAGTGCGGCGTTCCCCGCCAACTCTTTGCCGATCTGCTGCATGCCTTCCGCATGGACCAGGTGAAGACCGAGTATGAAACATGGCACGAGCTTCTTGAGTACTCCCACTACTCCGCCAACCCGGTAGGCCGTCTGGTCTTGTGGGTCTGCGGATATCAGGACGAGTCGCTAGGTCTGCTCTCGGACAAGGTTTGTACAGCATTGCAACTGGCGAACTTCTGGCAGGATGTTACCGAAGACGCCGACCGTGGCAGGCGCTACATCCCCGCACAGGCGATGGCGCAGTTCGGCGTAGAAGATGGCCAGATTGAGGGCCGAGTCTTCACCCCGGAGTTCGGTGCGATGATCGAGAGTCTCGTCGTTGGAACTCGTGCCATGCTGCGCGATGGCAGCGTCATCAGCTCCCGCGTCGACAAGGAGCTGGCCGTCACGCTCGATCTCTTCAGCAAGGGCGGCAACGCCATTCTCGACGGCATTACCGCAGAGAAGTTCGATGTGCTGCGGGGCAGACCAGTCGTCACCAAGACTAAAAAACTGAGCCTCCTGGCAGGTGCGTTGATCGCCAAGATGCGGGCGGGGCTTGCCACGTGAACCTTGCGGAAGCCTATGCCGCCTGCCGCATCATAGCGCGGCGAGAGGCCAAAAACTTTTACTACGCCTTCCGCGTGCTGCCCCAGCATAAGAGCGACGCTATGTGCGCGGTCTACGCCTTCATGCGTCGCGCCGACGATATCTCCGACGACGAATCGCTCCCCATCGAGCAGCGCAGACAGGCCATGAGCAACTGGGTCGAGTCATGGCGTACCGCTCGCCGCACCGGAGCCTCTGACGATCCGGTCTTCCTCGCTCTCAACGACACACAAAAGCGGTTCGCAATTCCCGATGCTTTGCTCGAAGAGCTGGTGCAGGGAACCACAATGGATCTCGAACCGCAACCTGTCGCCGTTCAGACGTTCGCCACCTTCGACGACTTGTATCGTTACTGCTATCTCGTCGCCTCGGTCGTCGGCCTGGTCTGCATCCGCATCTTCGGCTACACCGATCCCCGTGCAGAAAAGCTCGCCGAAGAGACAGGGATCGCTTTTCAGCTAACCAACATCCTTCGCGACGTCAAAGAGGATGCGGAGCGCGGGCGAGTCTATCTGCCGCAGGACTGGCTACATGAATTCGGCCTCGACACCGAACGAGTGATCGCACTTGCGCAAGGTGCTGCGCTCCAGCCCGCAGACCGAGCTCTGCTGCGCCAGTTAGGTGCAAAGGCCGAAGCCTACTACGCCTCCGCGAACGAGTTACTGCCACTGATCGATAAGGACAGCCGCGCTGCGCTCTGGGTTCTCGTTACCATCTATCATGGCCTGCTCTACCGCATCGGCAAGCTCGACAGCGACGTATTCTCGCAGCGGGCCAGCGTCCCCAAGGCATCAAAGCTGTTGACTCTAACCCAGGGCATGGCAATGGCCCTACTCAACCGGGCAACATCGTGAGCGACTCCAATCAGCGCGATGTAATTGTTGTCGGCGCAGGCGTAGCCGGTCTGTCAGCAGCTGTAGCGCTCGCCGATGCCGGCGCGGATGTCACCCTGCTCGAACGCCGCCCCTACATCGGTGGGCGTGCTTACTCCTACGATCATCCCGCCCTCGAAGAGACCATCGACTCGCAGCACGTCGTGGTCGGTTGCTGCACCAACATCCTCGACCTCTGTAATCAGGCAGGGATGGCAGACACCATTCGCTGGTACGAGGAGCTGACCTTCCTCGAGCCCGGCGGCCGCCGCAGCCTGCTGCGTCCCGGCAGTCTTCCTGCGCCCGCGCATCAGGCCGTCAGTTTCCTGCGCGCCCCCATGCTTTCGCTGCGCGATAAGTCAGCAATCGCTACTGGCCTCGCCCGTTTCTTCCGCGGCTATCCTGCCGACGACACCGAAAGCTTCGCCACATGGCTCAAGCGCACCGGCCAGACCGAGCGCGCCATCCGCCACTTCTGGGAGCCTGTCGTCGTCGGCGCGCTCAACGATACCTTTGAGCGTTGTTCGGTCAAGTATGCAGGCAAAGTCTTCCACGAATCCTTCTTACGCTCCGCACCAGCCGGACGGCTCGGCATTCCCGCAGCCCCCTTGAGCGAATTCTTTAGCCCCATCGCCGATCTGGCGCGTCGCAAAGGCGTCGCCGTCAAGCTCAAGGCCGGAATTGAAAGCATCGAGCAGGTTCCGGGCAATCGCTGGCAGGTGCAGGCAGGAGGAGAGACGTACACGGCCTCCTCGGTCGTTCTGGCTACGAGCTTCAAGCAGACAGAGAGCCTTCTGATGAGTCTGAGCGCTTCGACAGGCACAGAAGCGGTGCAGAACGTCGACTTCAGCAGATTCACCGTCGCTCCGATCACGACAGTTCATCTCTGGTATGACCGTGATGTGACTGGCCTCGATCACGCTGTTCTGCTCGACACCCGCATCCAGTGGGTGTTCGCTAAATCGCGCATCCGTCGCTGGCCTGCGGAGCGCGGCAGTTATCTCGAGCTGGTCATCAGCGCCTCGTGGCCCGAGCTGGATATGGGAAGGGAAGAGATTCTTTCTTCTTCGATTCAGGAGCTGGAGCAGTTTTTTCCTGCGATCAAGCAAGCTACATTGATCAAGAGCGGAGTTCTCAAAGAAGCTCGCGCCACCTTCTCCGTTACTCCCGGCCTCGATCGTTTCCGTCCAAAACAAGCGACGCAATGGCCCGGCCTTTATCTCGCAGGCGACTGGACGGCAACAGAGTGGCCCTCCACGATGGAGGGCGCTGTTCGCAGCGGCAGGCTCGCTGCCGGCGCTCTGATGGGCGATGCCAACCGCTTCATGGCCCCGGAGCTTCCCGCCCAAGGGCTCATGCGCTGGTTGAATCGTCAGTAATTCAGGTGGACCTTATTCTGGCGGGCCGACCGTCACCACAAAATAAGTCGCCGGTGTGTCGCCGACATTCTTGATGAAGTGCTTGTCTCCGGCGACGCAGATGCCGACATCGCCTGCCACCATCTTGCGAGTTACGCCGTTGGTCATCAACTCTACCGTGCCCTCGCGCACTAGCCACAGTTCGTTGTGCAGATGCGTTCCAATCGGTTCGTGCGGAGCGCCCACAGCTTGTGTCGTCTCGTGCATCTCCAGTCGAAGATTGCCAGCCTTTAACATTCCTGCGACGTAGTGACGAGAGACTCGCTCCTGCGAACCGCCTGTCTTTGGCGGCTCCGGCGGAAATACGCCCGATTGAAGCACAGGCAGATTGCTCTGGGCCACGGCTGACTCCGGCATCGCTGCCGAACAAGCCAGCAGTGCTGGCAGCAAGGTTGCAAATTGACGACGATCCATCGAACTTTTAGAACTCATTGAACGAGATTTCCTCCGTCTTAAACGATACGCCCCGGCTCTGGCCGGGGCGTATCGTACATTTGCATCTTCAACTAAACAGCGGTCAGCGCAAGGCCAGCTGCCTTCTCTTCGCCATCCGCCGCAATAGGACGGTAGAACAGCGCGTTGTTTTCCATGTAGACCTCAAGGAACGCAGGCCGCTGCACGATACCCCCGCCGATTAAGGCTTCCGAGAGCGGATCCTCAACGTACTTCTGCAACGCGCGACGCAACGGACGAGCGCCGTAGGTG is a window of Edaphobacter dinghuensis DNA encoding:
- a CDS encoding MqnA/MqnD/SBP family protein, which gives rise to MTTANTAIREINIAHSPDSDDAFMFYGLATNKVRVPGYKFNHTLTDIETLNHRAINEAFYDVTAISFHAYPYLQDKYTLMACGGSVGEGYGPMIVSPRKLTLDEVKKTRIAVPGTLTTAYLSLKLFAPEIETAVVPFDKIIPAVVSGEFDAGLIIHEGQLTYANDGLVKLLDLGQWWREETGLPLPLGGNAIRRSFSQETLLATTNALRDSIQHALDHREEALEYAMQFARDLDPTLANRFVGMYVNERTLNYGEDGKEAIRKLLDMGFDRGIIPLRANVDFVG
- a CDS encoding FtsB family cell division protein, with protein sequence MTRSTTTGAGAKRSSAVVRLYRQIHGGWRKIATGAAAVLALAMAYHVIFGQNGLTVYQQKRQETQMLAKQLQTLQHENEMMKGHVDRLQNDPNAIEHQAREELHYTRPGEVIYTLPPDPASKDAANQNTAKP
- a CDS encoding ABC transporter ATP-binding protein; amino-acid sequence: MTEALVNTKSSLSQHDADPPGPVVAYSDVSIRFDLKPVLEDISFDVQRGETRIILGPAGCGKSVLMKLANGLLRPDSGTIKVFGQEITTMPEKDLYKLRARIGMVFQESALFDSLSVEDNVAYRLHEDGVPEEEAHKRVVEALQFVELEPAIAKFPSELSGGMRRRVSIARAIISNPDLILYDSPTGGLDPITSTTIIELVVKQRDVSHTTSLLITHRLQDAFTLARNRFNPTTGRMELIPNNGVDDSTKFLVLNEGKVVFDGTTEALVHTTDPWLKDYIS
- a CDS encoding MlaE family ABC transporter permease is translated as MPFVSPEEFAKEKVAAVQDYALLSWHAISNIFSRPRYWPDIFTQMDSIGFGSLPIVVLTGFFTGCVLALQSATSLQEFGAISMTGNLVALSMVKELGPVLTGLMISGRNASGMASELGSMKVTEQIDAMRALGTDPIRKLVTPRLYATIFMLFFLTIVADAVGIAGGALVSVTLLGLNASSYFHSSYRALVYGDVVQGLTKPLFSGFIIATVGCYFGLKTKGGTQGVGRSTTQAVVVSSVFIIIVDFIVSRAMIGIFGR
- a CDS encoding zinc-dependent alcohol dehydrogenase; this encodes MTAAVLYGKQDLRLEQVAVPRPADGELLVRVAAALTCGTDLKVYRRGYHARMLKPPIRFGHELAGVVEEVGAGVTKFRKGDRVVALNSAPCDACFFCTHGQQNLCEDLLFNNGAYAEFIRVPARIVEKNTLLIPDDVLFEHAALTEPLACVVRGLEESGAKAGDTMIVIGAGPIGLMFMHVAEIHGVNVIAVVKREDQIAAAKLFGASSVVQISAVDDVVAAARALTPQGRGADIVIEAVATPATWEWAVDMVRKGGVVNFFGGPPSGTKVQLDTNRLHYGDITLKASFHHTPATCRTAFELVTSRRFKCADYITGRAGLSDVPAIFARMLDRSGSTREIKTAVFPAGVPK
- the hpnC gene encoding squalene synthase HpnC; protein product: MSEITLAEHALLGAPHEYLTPLERPTLAEAQAWCRHLATTHYENFHVATWFLPRKIRPHFESIYAYCRVADDLGDEVDDPEVALRLLNSWGSMLDECYDHPERSMHPVFVALHETIRECGVPRQLFADLLHAFRMDQVKTEYETWHELLEYSHYSANPVGRLVLWVCGYQDESLGLLSDKVCTALQLANFWQDVTEDADRGRRYIPAQAMAQFGVEDGQIEGRVFTPEFGAMIESLVVGTRAMLRDGSVISSRVDKELAVTLDLFSKGGNAILDGITAEKFDVLRGRPVVTKTKKLSLLAGALIAKMRAGLAT
- a CDS encoding phytoene/squalene synthase family protein, encoding MNLAEAYAACRIIARREAKNFYYAFRVLPQHKSDAMCAVYAFMRRADDISDDESLPIEQRRQAMSNWVESWRTARRTGASDDPVFLALNDTQKRFAIPDALLEELVQGTTMDLEPQPVAVQTFATFDDLYRYCYLVASVVGLVCIRIFGYTDPRAEKLAEETGIAFQLTNILRDVKEDAERGRVYLPQDWLHEFGLDTERVIALAQGAALQPADRALLRQLGAKAEAYYASANELLPLIDKDSRAALWVLVTIYHGLLYRIGKLDSDVFSQRASVPKASKLLTLTQGMAMALLNRATS
- the hpnE gene encoding hydroxysqualene dehydroxylase HpnE, yielding MKAVDSNPGHGNGPTQPGNIVSDSNQRDVIVVGAGVAGLSAAVALADAGADVTLLERRPYIGGRAYSYDHPALEETIDSQHVVVGCCTNILDLCNQAGMADTIRWYEELTFLEPGGRRSLLRPGSLPAPAHQAVSFLRAPMLSLRDKSAIATGLARFFRGYPADDTESFATWLKRTGQTERAIRHFWEPVVVGALNDTFERCSVKYAGKVFHESFLRSAPAGRLGIPAAPLSEFFSPIADLARRKGVAVKLKAGIESIEQVPGNRWQVQAGGETYTASSVVLATSFKQTESLLMSLSASTGTEAVQNVDFSRFTVAPITTVHLWYDRDVTGLDHAVLLDTRIQWVFAKSRIRRWPAERGSYLELVISASWPELDMGREEILSSSIQELEQFFPAIKQATLIKSGVLKEARATFSVTPGLDRFRPKQATQWPGLYLAGDWTATEWPSTMEGAVRSGRLAAGALMGDANRFMAPELPAQGLMRWLNRQ
- a CDS encoding cupin domain-containing protein; protein product: MSSKSSMDRRQFATLLPALLACSAAMPESAVAQSNLPVLQSGVFPPEPPKTGGSQERVSRHYVAGMLKAGNLRLEMHETTQAVGAPHEPIGTHLHNELWLVREGTVELMTNGVTRKMVAGDVGICVAGDKHFIKNVGDTPATYFVVTVGPPE